Proteins encoded within one genomic window of Clupea harengus chromosome 10, Ch_v2.0.2, whole genome shotgun sequence:
- the akr1a1b gene encoding aldo-keto reductase family 1 member A1-B isoform X1 — translation MKIFPKPKPHIAGLRRARAIIFFCQNLCLGCIYFQVHRARMNDFAVLNTGRKMPLLGLGTWKSEPGKVKQAVIWSLQSGYRHIDCAAIYGNESEIGQALQEAFGPDKGLRREDVFITSKLWNTHHHPEDVEPALLKTLKDLSLEYLDLYLIHWPNAFQRGDTPFPKKEDGTLLYDDIDYKLTWAAMEKLVGKGLVRAIGLSNFNSRQIDDVLSVANIKPTVLQVEGHPYLAQVELLAHCKERGLVMTAYSPLGSPDRAWKHPDEPVLLEEADIATLAKKYNKTPAQIILRWQTQRGIVTIPKSVTESRIKENIQVFDFTLEAEEMSSITALNRNWRYIVPTITVDGKPVPRDAGHPHYPFNDPY, via the exons ATGAAAATATTTCCAAAACCAAAACCTCACATAGCTGGACTGAGACGTGCGCGTGcaatcattttcttttgtcaGAACT TATGTCTGGGTTGTATCTACTTTCAGGTTCACAGGGCCAGGATGAACGATTTTGCAGTTTTGAACACAGGAAGGAAGATGCCCCTCTTGGGACTAGGGACCTGGAAGAGTGAACCCGGAAAG GTGAAGCAAGCAGTCATCTGGTCTTTGCAGTCTGGTTATCGGCATATTGACTGTGCTGCCATCTATGGTAATGAGTCAGAGATTGGACAAGCTCTGCAAGAGGCCTTTGGGCCTGATAAA GGCTTGAGGAGGGAAGACGTGTTTATCACATCCAAACTGTGGAATACACATCACCACCCTGAGGATGTGGAGCCAGCTCTGTTGAAAACCCTAAAGGACCTGAGCTTGGAGTATCTGGACCTCTATCTCATCCACTGGCCCAACGCCTTCCA ACGGGGCGATACACCATTTCCTAAGAAGGAGGATGGAACTCTTCTCTATGATGACATAGACTATAAGCTGACATGGGCCGCTATGGAGAAACTGGTGGGGAAAGGTCTGGTGAGGGCCATAGGCCTGTCTAACTTTAACAGCCGTCAGATTGATGACGTCCTTTCTGTGGCCAACATCAAACCCACTGTGCTTCAG GTGGAGGGTCACCCGTACTTGGCACAGGTAGAGCTGCTTGCCCATTGTAAGGAGAGAGGTTTAGTGATGACCGCTTACAGCCCTCTTGGGTCACCTGATCGAGCCTGGAAACACCCAGATGAACCTGTGCTGCTGGAGGAAGCTGATATTGCCACCTTAGCCAAGAAATACAACAAAACACCTGCACAAATCATTCTTAG ATGGCAGACCCAGAGAGGAATTGTTACTATTCCTAAGAGTGTGACTGAGTCCCGAATCAAAGAGAATATTCAG GTCTTTGACTTTACTCTGGAGGCAGAAGAGATGAGCAGTATCACAGCACTGAACAGGAACTGGCGTTATATTGTTCCGACAATAACA GTGGATGGGAAGCCCGTACCAAGGGATGCAGGACATCCTCATTACCCTTTCAATGACCCATACTGA
- the akr1a1b gene encoding aldo-keto reductase family 1 member A1-B isoform X2 gives MLTSTPSSTDTMFSFTDKSGGSETSEVHRARMNDFAVLNTGRKMPLLGLGTWKSEPGKVKQAVIWSLQSGYRHIDCAAIYGNESEIGQALQEAFGPDKGLRREDVFITSKLWNTHHHPEDVEPALLKTLKDLSLEYLDLYLIHWPNAFQRGDTPFPKKEDGTLLYDDIDYKLTWAAMEKLVGKGLVRAIGLSNFNSRQIDDVLSVANIKPTVLQVEGHPYLAQVELLAHCKERGLVMTAYSPLGSPDRAWKHPDEPVLLEEADIATLAKKYNKTPAQIILRWQTQRGIVTIPKSVTESRIKENIQVFDFTLEAEEMSSITALNRNWRYIVPTITVDGKPVPRDAGHPHYPFNDPY, from the exons ATGCTGACGTCGACACCTTCTTCAACGGACACCATGTTCTCCTTCACAGACAAATCTGGAGGATCTGAAACAAGTGAG GTTCACAGGGCCAGGATGAACGATTTTGCAGTTTTGAACACAGGAAGGAAGATGCCCCTCTTGGGACTAGGGACCTGGAAGAGTGAACCCGGAAAG GTGAAGCAAGCAGTCATCTGGTCTTTGCAGTCTGGTTATCGGCATATTGACTGTGCTGCCATCTATGGTAATGAGTCAGAGATTGGACAAGCTCTGCAAGAGGCCTTTGGGCCTGATAAA GGCTTGAGGAGGGAAGACGTGTTTATCACATCCAAACTGTGGAATACACATCACCACCCTGAGGATGTGGAGCCAGCTCTGTTGAAAACCCTAAAGGACCTGAGCTTGGAGTATCTGGACCTCTATCTCATCCACTGGCCCAACGCCTTCCA ACGGGGCGATACACCATTTCCTAAGAAGGAGGATGGAACTCTTCTCTATGATGACATAGACTATAAGCTGACATGGGCCGCTATGGAGAAACTGGTGGGGAAAGGTCTGGTGAGGGCCATAGGCCTGTCTAACTTTAACAGCCGTCAGATTGATGACGTCCTTTCTGTGGCCAACATCAAACCCACTGTGCTTCAG GTGGAGGGTCACCCGTACTTGGCACAGGTAGAGCTGCTTGCCCATTGTAAGGAGAGAGGTTTAGTGATGACCGCTTACAGCCCTCTTGGGTCACCTGATCGAGCCTGGAAACACCCAGATGAACCTGTGCTGCTGGAGGAAGCTGATATTGCCACCTTAGCCAAGAAATACAACAAAACACCTGCACAAATCATTCTTAG ATGGCAGACCCAGAGAGGAATTGTTACTATTCCTAAGAGTGTGACTGAGTCCCGAATCAAAGAGAATATTCAG GTCTTTGACTTTACTCTGGAGGCAGAAGAGATGAGCAGTATCACAGCACTGAACAGGAACTGGCGTTATATTGTTCCGACAATAACA GTGGATGGGAAGCCCGTACCAAGGGATGCAGGACATCCTCATTACCCTTTCAATGACCCATACTGA
- the akr1a1b gene encoding aldo-keto reductase family 1 member A1-B isoform X3: MNDFAVLNTGRKMPLLGLGTWKSEPGKVKQAVIWSLQSGYRHIDCAAIYGNESEIGQALQEAFGPDKGLRREDVFITSKLWNTHHHPEDVEPALLKTLKDLSLEYLDLYLIHWPNAFQRGDTPFPKKEDGTLLYDDIDYKLTWAAMEKLVGKGLVRAIGLSNFNSRQIDDVLSVANIKPTVLQVEGHPYLAQVELLAHCKERGLVMTAYSPLGSPDRAWKHPDEPVLLEEADIATLAKKYNKTPAQIILRWQTQRGIVTIPKSVTESRIKENIQVFDFTLEAEEMSSITALNRNWRYIVPTITVDGKPVPRDAGHPHYPFNDPY, encoded by the exons ATGAACGATTTTGCAGTTTTGAACACAGGAAGGAAGATGCCCCTCTTGGGACTAGGGACCTGGAAGAGTGAACCCGGAAAG GTGAAGCAAGCAGTCATCTGGTCTTTGCAGTCTGGTTATCGGCATATTGACTGTGCTGCCATCTATGGTAATGAGTCAGAGATTGGACAAGCTCTGCAAGAGGCCTTTGGGCCTGATAAA GGCTTGAGGAGGGAAGACGTGTTTATCACATCCAAACTGTGGAATACACATCACCACCCTGAGGATGTGGAGCCAGCTCTGTTGAAAACCCTAAAGGACCTGAGCTTGGAGTATCTGGACCTCTATCTCATCCACTGGCCCAACGCCTTCCA ACGGGGCGATACACCATTTCCTAAGAAGGAGGATGGAACTCTTCTCTATGATGACATAGACTATAAGCTGACATGGGCCGCTATGGAGAAACTGGTGGGGAAAGGTCTGGTGAGGGCCATAGGCCTGTCTAACTTTAACAGCCGTCAGATTGATGACGTCCTTTCTGTGGCCAACATCAAACCCACTGTGCTTCAG GTGGAGGGTCACCCGTACTTGGCACAGGTAGAGCTGCTTGCCCATTGTAAGGAGAGAGGTTTAGTGATGACCGCTTACAGCCCTCTTGGGTCACCTGATCGAGCCTGGAAACACCCAGATGAACCTGTGCTGCTGGAGGAAGCTGATATTGCCACCTTAGCCAAGAAATACAACAAAACACCTGCACAAATCATTCTTAG ATGGCAGACCCAGAGAGGAATTGTTACTATTCCTAAGAGTGTGACTGAGTCCCGAATCAAAGAGAATATTCAG GTCTTTGACTTTACTCTGGAGGCAGAAGAGATGAGCAGTATCACAGCACTGAACAGGAACTGGCGTTATATTGTTCCGACAATAACA GTGGATGGGAAGCCCGTACCAAGGGATGCAGGACATCCTCATTACCCTTTCAATGACCCATACTGA